The DNA window GATACGTAGGCAACAACAGATACCCAGGTCGAGTGGGCCCGATCTAAGACCGAATAGTATAGCGCTGCGCTGTTCACCAACATTGCGGATTATTGTCAGCCTTGGCTAAAACATTTTTTCTCATTCGAGGCTATTTAAGACCCGGGGGATCGTTTAAAattatttctttcttgtaATTCATTTTCCTTTCCGTACCCTAGGTACCCTAGGCTGGCCAGTTTGAATGGGGACGACAATGGCCGCTGAGACAACTGTCAGAGGCCGGCGGGGCCATGACAATGGCAAGACTGTCGCCAACAACGACCAAAAACCCCAAGATGACTTTGCTAGAGAGCATATCACCGGTGGATGGAGACCAGGCATGGATCCCAAGGTCGATTATTCAGGCCACTTCGAGTTCGGCGGTTCACTGGGCAACCTGGCTGCCATGATCGGTTTCCCTCTGTTGATGTACTACATGTGGATTGGCGCGACCTACTATGACGGACATTGGCCTGTGCCCAAGGCCAGCCAGTCTTGGATGGCGTTTGGGAAATATCTGGTTAAACTTGTCTACACCGGCGCTTTCCCTCATGTCCGGGCCTGGCGCATCTACTGGGCATATTTTATCTTCGAGGCTGCATGCTATATATGCATGCCCGGGTTTACATGTTACGGCAAGCCTTTACTCCACCTGGGTGGGAAACAGCTGAAGTATCACTGTTCAGCATATACCAGTTTCTACTTGACGATCGCCGTCATGGCTGTTTTGCACGGCACTGGACTGTTCCCGCTCTACACCTTTCTGGACGAATTTGGGCCCCTGATGTCTGTGGCTATTATTTCCGGCTTTCTCTGCAGCTTCATCACCTACCTATCTGCTTTTGCTCGCGGTGCTCAGCACCGTATTACCGGCTACCCGATCTACGACTTCTTCATGGGCGCCGAACTCAACCCGCGCCTAGGGATACTCGATTTCAAGATGTTCTACGAAGTGCGCATCCCTTGGTTTATCCTGTTTGGTCTcagctgcgccgcagccACCCGTCAATACGAGCAGTACGGCTATGTCTCCGGCGAAGTTCTGTTTCTGGTCATGGCCCACTTCACCTATACCAACGCCTGTGCCAAGGCAGAACACCTCATCACAACTACTTGGGATATGTACCAAGAGAAACTGGGGTTCATGCTGACCTTCTGGAACATGGCTGGCGTGCCAATGTCATACTGCCACTGCACGCTGTATCTCGCCAATCATGACCCGGCCACATATGCGTGGAATCGATATGCGCTAACGGCGCTGTTTGTGTCGTACCTTTTTGTCTACTGGGTCTGGGACACGGCAAACAGCCAGAAGAACTCGTTTCGAATGATGGAGCGTGGCACCTTCGTAAAGCGAAGGACCTTCCCGCAGCTTCCATGGCAAGAGGTTTCCGATCCAAAGACCATTGTGGCTGACAATGGCGACACTATCCTGGCGGATGGATGGTACGGACTCGCTCGCAAGGTCCATTACACCTGTGATATGTTCTTTGCTCTTTCATGGGGTCTGGTGACCGGGTTTCACAGCCCGTTCCCTTGGTTCTATCCGGTGTTCTTCAGTATCACGATCACCCACCGAGCCATGAGGGATATCACCAAATGTCGACAGAAGTACGGCGATGCCTGGAAGGAATATGAGAGGCAGGTGCCATACCTTTTTATCCCGGTATGTTTGAAGGTTACGATGCCAATGGGGAGAGCCCTGCTAACTGATTGCAGTACGTGATCTAATTGTAAAATCCTGCACTTCATTCTGATATAGATATGTAGCAAAATAAAACTAAATATTCAAGCTTCGCGACTGGACCCTCCGGATGGCGCAACTACCCGCCCCTCCAACCAAACCAAGTAGGCCGACGCGAGGTAGACCCTAGTGACTCACTGATCAATAAAATTGGCTGGGCGGATGGATTCCGCTTTTGTTAGGCTGTTTAAAAACAATTCCCCCTCCCCGTTCCCCAACAAACCCGTCAATTGAGAACGCAACAATGACTCGGCCAACCTTCCACACAGCACTAGTCACGTCCTCCGAGCTACTCACTCAACCATGGCTGTCCGACCTCACACGCATGGTCAACGCTAGCTATATGGTCAACTACACCAATGTAATCAAATTCTctccaaaaaagaaaaggctGCAGACCGACTCAACGTTGGCCGAAGAACTCGGGGAGGGCGGGTTCACCGTGGTGGCCTTTATTTCAAACGGCCCAGACCAGCCAGACGAGGTGATCGGCACTGCGAGCATGAAGAAATGGAAGGATGACGGAGAGTGGAAACCCCACGACGAGCCGATGAGTACGACCGACAGGGTGGACCAAGATCTCAACCAGATCCTGCAGAAACATGTCTGTCTCGGCGACTACGAGCTGTCTACTGTGGCTCTCccgccagatcctcgaaTCCGAGGGAAAGGAATCGCAGGTCATCTGGTCCGGTTGTGCGAAGAGGAAATTCTGCGGCGGCAAAGGGCTAGCGAGAAGACCTCCCAGTCCCCTGTGCGTATTATGATTCGCACTGTTAAAGAGAATAATAGCGCCTACTGGATGAAGCAGGGTTTCACCGCAGTGGGGAGTCGGACATGCCCCGAGGGGTTCTGGGACGCAGCAGAACCGTTTACAATGTGGGCGATGATCCGGGAATTGTCGCCGAAATCAGAGTCGGAAAGTAAACAAAAAGATATTTTAGAGGTCTAGACTACTAGAACGGACTAAGTAACTAGTTCCTTTCATTATTCTCTCGCAATTAGCATTCAATGCGGCTCAACAGTGAAGATGATACAGGGAAATTGACATCTACATAGAACCATCCAAGGCTATCCCTTCGAACACATCAGGATGTTGCAGAGTATGTGCGGTGTGACCTGAGAAGTGCGGGCTATCCTTGTATGAGACCGAtctgctcatcctcgatGGCACTGATGCTCCCCAGGTCGTCGCATTCCAACCCTTGCCCGTCTGCCCATGCCTGACCTTCGGACTTTTCAGATCAATGCCTCATTCAGAACTCCTACATACCGCGGACAAAGAAAAACTGGCTGGATGTTTACCGACCCTGATGATCTTCGCGTATGGCTAGTTCCCTAGAGGCAATGCTACTTAAAGCCCAGGGACGCGATTGAGAGCTGAAAAAAACTCAATTGAAGCTCTCTCTGATCCTCTTTGAAGACCCAGACACGAGAAACCTCCCAATTCCCAAACCAAGATGCACTTCTCCCAGGTAATAAATATCACCCCTCATCTCTGTTGATGGTATACTTACTCTATTACCCAAAACAGAcctttgccgccgcggccatcctggccctggGCCCTATGACCGTCCTGGCCGGCTTCCCCGTTGCCATCGTCCAGTTCCAGACATGGGAGACGTGCGATGTTGGCGCACCCGCCCTAGGCGAGCCCACGTCCCAGATGCAAGTGAGCACGACGCCGCTGACTTGCGCCAATACCCCGGTCAACCGCGACTGGAACGTCGACAACTACTCTTTCAGCGCAGACCTGATCGGTCATTACTCGGGCTGGTGCTCGGGTGTGATTGTCTGGAACAACGAAGACTGCTCTGGCGAGCCCGTGTACGAGGTGCTGTTTGAGGATGGCCCATTCGCCGAGCCCGTGTGCCTGCCTGACTTCCTGGAGCCTGGATTTGTGTCGTTCAAGCTGGACTGCGAAGGGTTCCACGGGGAGGAGTAGTTAGATCATAGTCTGTTTGGTGTGCGGTAGTAATGTACTTCCTGTTGTTGCAGGGCAAGAATATCCCCTTGCCCGTAAGATCAAGTGAAGAACGTGGGGTTTCCCGCCCCACTgtttttctcctcttccacttcacCTCGTTCCGTATTATTGATTATGGCGGGCAGCTCGGCTTCCCGTCGTATGATCCCATGGCTGTACGATCTGGTACTGTGGCTCTTCACCTTGAGTCTGGACCTGTTCTTCCGAGAGGTCTACCCTCGTGGAGCCTGGAGGATCCCCGAGAAGAGCCCAGTGCTGATCGTGGCCGCGCCCCATGCCAACCAGTTCGTCGACTCGGGCATTCTGATGCACCTGCTCAAGTCGCAAGCTAATCGACGAGTGTCCTTTTTAATCGCCCAAAAGTCTATGAATGAGCCGTACATCGGAACCCTCGCATCATGCATGGGCGCGCTCCCCGTCGTCCGGTCCATGGATTTGACCAAGCCGGGAAAAGGCAGCGTCTACCAACCTCACCCACACAGTGACCCCGCTCTGATTCATGGGGTGGACACCGATTTCACCCAGCCGCCGTTCATGTCGGGGGGTTCGCTGACCGTCAAAGGACCCGATGGACCGATGACGGCCTCGATCGAAGAGATCGAGGGGCGCACGGCCCTTCGACTCAAGAAAGCATTTGCCTCTCCTGTTCCAAATGACCCCGGTCGCAAAGGGACATCTTTTAAGATTGCTCCCCATGTCGACCAAAGCCAGATGTTTGATGCGGCCTACAAGGAGCTCTCCAATGGCGGGTGCATCGGCATTTTCCCCGAGGGAGGCAGCCATGATCGCTCGAATCTGCTGCCCCTAAAAGCTGGCGCAGCTCTGATGTCGCTCGGCGCGCTGGCCCGCGATCCGGGTTGTGGGCTGTCAATCGTTCCTTGTGGAATGAACTACTTCCATGCGCATAAATTCCGCTCGAGGGCGGTCATCGAATTCGGCCGGCCGATTCATGTCCATCCCGATCAAGTAGAAGCCTTCAAACGAGGAGGGAACAGTAAACGAAATGCGGTGGGATCTCTGCTTGAAACCATCTATGACGGCCTGGAAGCTGTCACGCAGATTAGTCCAGACCACGAGACCCTCATTCTCGTTCAATCCACGCGAAAACTTTACAACCCCATCAGCAAGAAAATCCCGCTGCCGTTGGTCATTGAATTCAACCGTCGCTTGTTGAAGGGCTATACGCGACATAGCGATGACCCACGCATCAAAGGCTTGAAGAAAGCCGTCAAGGAGTACAACCGGCGACTAGAATCCCTCGGAGTCAAAGACCACCAAGTGGAGTGGGGGAACTTGGAGGAGAAACCGTGGTGGTTGACGTTCATCACCTTATTCTATCGCCTATGCAAGCTGTTTGTTCTGAGTATCGGCACCTTGCCGGGCGTTCTACTCTTCTGGCCTGTGTTTGTGACGACCAAAGTGAtctcggagaagaaaaggcgGCTTGCGCTAGCGGCATCGGTCGTCAAACTCCAAGGCCACGACGTTGTCAGCACCTGGAAAATCCTCGTCGCGATGGGACTCGCACCGACGCTCTACGCCTACTACACGATCATTGTAACGGCATGGCTTCGATACAATCGCTATGACGGTTACTATACTCAATCCATGccttggtggttggtggCACGAACCTATGTGCCAGACGGCGTTTCACTCGGGGCATTTGCCGTGACCTTCTTTGGTCTGATGATTTCGGTCAGCTTCGCCGCATTGCGATTCGGTGAAATCGGAATGGATATTGTCAAATCTCTGCCTCCGCTTCTGGTAGCTCTGAATCCTCTATCGTCGTCATCTCTGGCCGATCTCCGTGACAGTCGTGAGGCACTGTCGGAGCGGGTCACGGAAACCATCGACGAACTTGGCTTTGGCATCCTTCCCGATGATGTCGATGCTGATATCCCCACCGACCCGTACAAGGCGGATGCATACCAGTCTCTTTTGAAGAGTATTCCGCCGAGCGAGCCCTCGAGTAGGGAAcgtagcagcagcaggtcTAGTGGATTTGCTGATCAGACACGCTTGAAGGGACTCACTTCGCTTCCTTCCGCGGACGACTTGGAGGAAGTGGATCGGAAGATTCAGACCTTCAAGAGCAGAGGGAGGCGACAGACGTTTAGTGGCTTTGAGACGGGTGAATCGATTTTGAAAATCTTGAACTACAAGCTTCCCAATGGCAAAGCAgaggggaagaaagagcgCTGATATCGGTTTGGATTGATTCTCCGTTTACCACGGCTGCATGCCTTTGTTCTCTGTTCAGCAACCACCTTGATACTGGACTAGCAGATATTCTACGATCAGTATTGATCAGCTATGAGCCAATCAAATGATTCACAACCCCACATTTGGTCCTCGAACCAGAACAACACTATACCCTGAAGATCCAAGCCTTTCTCAAGCACTCTGATAGACGCGCCGCCGCCCCCTGGAATGCACGGACACGACTCACATACCTGGCAGAGCAGGGCAGGGTTCCCACCAGTCCTGGATCAACAGTTGATCTGACAGCCCCTTAAAGGCTGGAATGCGCCTCCTCTGTCATCTACTGGTGCTAATTGCTCCGGTGACTACCTGCCCATCACAAGTATGACGCGAAGATCGTTTTCCAGTGTCAGGGACGTGTCTGGCGCGTTTCATTGCCCAACATCTCTGACCGCTAGTCATTCTTGCCCGCCATTCAATATTCCACAGGCAGCTGGGGTGGAATGATGGACAAGATATAAGGAAGGAGACCTCAGGTCTATATGCCCCTGTTCTATCCTCGAGTACATCTCTTGATCATATATCTGGTTCGCGATTTCAAGTTGAACTTCGTAGCAGCTATGCATACCAAGGTTCGTATAGTTTACTACTGCCATAAGATATACTAACTAACAACCACACAGACCGCTATCTCCATTCTTTCCCTCCTCGCTCCAATCCACGCGACCACCACGGTCCGCGTCTGGACACACTTCTACCCCAGCTGCCCCGGTGATCCGTCGACCGACCTGGGCGCATACGAGCATTATGAGCAGGCCGGCGCACCGCGCGACATCACTATCGGTGGCTGCGAGAACATCGCCGTGCCGTCGTACCTGTACGAGCGCAACCTCGTCAACCACGTCTCGCTGGACGCAGAGCTAGTCTCGCACCACCATTACGGCGAATCCGGGGACGTTGAGATCAACCCAGATTGCGGCTGCAAGGTCACCCTTCACGAAGTACCGGGATGCATTGACCCGCCTCTTGTGTCGACGCCGCTCGAGCACCGCGCCGCCGTGAGCACCTGTGCCGCCCGCCAGCTGTCTTATAGCGAGGTGTGGGCGAAGCTCACCTGTGACAAGACGCACGATGTGGTGATCCACGAGAATGAGGGTGACAATAAAGATGACGTTGCGCTGCGCAAGGACAAGCTCTCCGAGACTGAGCAGGCCGCACGCGCGCAGACGCCGGGTTCCGACTCTGAGTCCTGGCACCGGGCCCAGACGGCGCAGTCGTCTGAGCGTGCacccgaggaggaggcgcGTGTTAACAGCGCCGGCCATGTCGAGGCCGATTCTGTCTTCAATGCGCTGCTGGAGTACCTCAAGCATAAGAATGCTACGTCTATCCTGCATAACAATGCTACGCAGCATCTGAATCTTACGCAGCACATCAATGGTACGGccaacaacaccatctcGCGCCGGCATCTGTCTGTTCTGCGGAATCGACTGCGTCTGTATTAAGTGTGGTGAGGGTTGGGACTAGGGTTGGGAAATGGTGGATCTCATGAGTATTCGAACTTTTTGTACTTAAATAGGATAGTCATTGTCTATAGAATGACAACCAGCTGGCTTGGGAATCTGTGATTTGTACTATCTTGTAGCGGTCTATTACACTAGGTCATGCTGGAATTTTTGGCCGACATAGTTCAAACCAGCAGTTCTAGTATGCCATAAAATTCGGTCAGATCAACTTTCAGGCCCTACAATATAGTTGAACCCGTTATCAGAGGTTCTATCCAAGGCAATTCCATGCATCTCCCCTGGCCAGATATATGCCAGCAATCAACAGGCTTTTCGCAATATATATTCACATTTCCATTTATCCCCGTCAATTGGCTTCACTAATGTCAGTTTCACTATTATGATCATCTCTTCCCTCGTACTGAACATAAGCTCCGTAGAGAATAGTTAGTTGACTAAATTGTCTTATCGGCCATCATTTGTCAGCCACTCCGCCGTCATCTCCCCCCCGTCGCTCTTTTCGGCtctgttcttctccaagtcGACATGACTGATCTGCCTGGATGAACTACCAGTCCGTCAGCATGGCAGGCAGCTCTGCTCCGAGACCTCGCCACCCTGCGACCGATGGGTCACCAACACAAGGCTTGTTGTCCCCGGACGACGAACGAGACTCCGTCGAAGGCCCCACGCCGACATATCCCCGGAATCCAGCGCAGACGACGTCCCCCCAGAGCTTCACTCCGCGGTCCCTGCTGGTTGGCCTCATTATTGGAGCCCTCATaaccttctccaacacctACTTCGGCCTGCAGACGGGATGGATCAGCACGATGGCCATGCCCTCGGCCCTGATCGGCTTTTCGGTCTTCAAGGTGCTCTCGAAGTACCTGTCCTTTCCATTCACGCCAGTCGAGAACGTTTTGATCCAGACTGTAGCCGGTGCGGTGGGTACAATGCCCCTCGGCTGCGGGTTTGTCGGCGTGATCCCCGCAATGGAGTTTCTGCTCAAGGACGGTGAAGATGGGCCTTCGGGCGATGGTGGGAAAGGCGAAGGGGGGCCGTTGAAACTAGGGTTTTGGAAACTTGTTATCTGGAGCTTGGGAGTGTGTCTGTTCGGTGTGGTCTTTGCTGTACCACTGCGGAAGGAAGTGATCGTGCGGGAGAAGTTACGGTTTCCGAGTGGCACCGCCTCTGCGCTGATGCTTAAGGTCCTTCACGGGGCTGGGAAAGATGATGAGAAGGTTGCAACACCCAAAGGCCCGTTGACGAGGGACcaggaagaggcggagggtgTTGCTCTCCGACCACAAGACTCACAGGAGACGGGGCGCCTGTTGCAAGATGCCGATACCGAAGCTCAAGCCGCCGCTCAAAGGAAGGACTGGCAGTCGAAGATGCGTATTCTCATCGGTGCATTCGCATTTTCCGCTGTTTATGTAAGATTTCTTTTTCAGTCACTGACATACACAAGAGCTTTGCTAATGGACCCTCTCAGACGCTTTTCTCATACTTCGTGCCGTTGGTTCGCGACATTCCTCTATTCGGCGTGACAATTGCCCACAACTGGCTGTGGACTCTCAACCCATCCCCCGCTTATGTTGGTCAAGGAATGATCATGGGCCCGTCGACATGTATGCATATGCTCTTCGGGGCCGTCTTGGGATGGGGCATTCTGTCTCCGTTGGCCAAGGCCCGCGGCTGGGCCCCGGGGCCCGTGCAGAGTTGGAAAGATGGGAGCAAAGCATGGATTGTGTGGATTTCACTGGCCATCATGCTTGCGGACTCCCTGGTCAGTCTTGGGTGGCTGGTTATCAAACCGCTGGTAAACCGCGCGCCCAGATGGACTGCCCAGCTCCGATCCACGCGCTTTGGTCGATGGGTTGCATTGAGACTGCAACCATCAGGGATACGTGATCATTCATACATCAGTTACTCTTCCCTCGACTCCGACCATGCGCGTCTCGATGACCGTGTCGCCgtgggcgaagaagaggacgaagacgcCCCGCCGTCCCACCTCATCTCCACCCGCACCGTCATGTTCCTGCTCCCATTAACCCTCATATTGAACGTCATATGCATGCACGTTGTCTTCGGCGACATCatttctcctcttctttcaagcCTGGCTACTCTTCTGGCCGTTCTTCTATCCATCATGGGCGTGCGAGCTTTGGGGGAGACAGACCTAAACCCAGTATCTGGGATCAGCAAACTCACCCAACTGCTCTTCTCACTGGCGACGCCAGCATCCCATTTTTCACGCCGCACAGCACTAGTCACAAACTTGCTGGCTGGTGCAGTTTCCGAGTCCGGCGCCCTACAAGCCGGCGACATGATGCAGGACTTGAAGACGGGCCACCTACTCGGAGCGAGCCCCAAAGCCCAGTTTTATGGCCAGGTGGTCGGTAGTCTCGTCGGTGCAGTACTTTCCACCGCGGTCTACAAGATGTATGTCAGCGTATACGAGGTCCCGGGGGAGATGTTTCAGACACCTACCGCGTACATTTGGATCTTCACCGCGCGCCTGGTCACAGGCCAAGGCTTGCCGGATATGGCCTGGCAAGCATCTATGATAGCCGGTATCATCTTCGTGGGCATCACCAGTCTCCGGATTGCCGCCGCATCCCCATCCTTTGCGCACGCCGGCCAGCCACCAGCCTGGAGAGCGTGGATCCCCGGCGGCATCGCCGTTGCAGTTGGCATTTTCAACGTCCCCTCGTTCACACTGGCGCGCGCTATTGGCGGTATCATCGCCTGGTGGTGGTCTCGCGAGCACTCCAAGCCTCCTCACGATGCACCAAGCGCCCATGGCGATGGCCCCGTTTCGACAGAGGCTTATGCAGAGGCACATTCACACCCTGCGGGCGTGGACCCATCGCCCGCCGAGCAGGCCGCAGAGAAAGCCGACGCTGCCTCGTCGACTGTTGTTGTTTTGGCCTCGGGTCTCATCCTCGGGGAGGGTACCATGAGTATTgtcaatctcctcctggCCAGTGGGCGTGTCCCGCATTTCTGAACCTAGAGCTTAGAGCGTTTTATTTATCATATATCTTTACCCAACATGAGCATCGTGTGTACATAGACAAAAATATGCTACGTTACTATGATTAATTTTACTTGTGATATCAAGACTTCCCAATGTTGGTGATCAAGTTCGTGCGACTAGCACAGTAAGTAGATATTGGCAACAACACGAGCCGAAACATCAGACGACTCCTCAGAGAAAAGTGAATAAAGTAAGATAGAATTATCTAGATACGGGCCAAAAAGTCGCCACAAGGTCTATTCCACAAGATTTTacagagggaagaaaggcCCTGCTATTTCCATTCCAACTCAATTCACACTGTCCGATGTATCCAcgggagaaaaaaaaaaccaatCCAAACCAATCCGTGAGTCCAAACAGGGAGATGTATGTATGCATCTTCCAAAGAAtacaagaaaaaggaaaaaggaaaaaggaaaaaggaaaaaggaaaaaagggTGGGGGGTTTCAACATGATTACTGGATTAAAACCCAAGCCAAGCACAGGAAGACCTGTGAAtatagaaagaaaagtaagTAGAACAAGAAGTAGTAAAGAAGACAACAACAACCCGTCTATACGGGACCACAATCAACAAGATAGTATGTGTGGGGGGATTTCGTTCATCACGGACGTAGAAAGAGAGGTTGAAACAAGATCAAATCGTAGTACCGGGGAGACCGTCCAGCGGGGATTGCACTGACAAGGCCACCTGGGCACTAATTCACTCCAGGGAATGCGCCAGCCATTGTTATAAGGAAATTTGCATGAACAGTCAGTCTCCAGACCCTGTCAAAAGGCGGTGCTTTTGTTTATACCCGCTACCTAGAAATTTGGGGGAGACGTCGGGTTCCGTGGAATGGCGGGCAGGCCGCCTGTAGGAGCGGGAGCTGGGGATGGAGGCATGGGCCCGTCTGCCAGCGGGCTTGACCGAGACTGAGGGCCGTTGGACGGGGACACGTTGCCGGCGGCACTGTTGCTTCGTGACCGCTGGTCGAAGGGCATCACGGGTCTCTGCATTCCCGGCGGACCATAGGGGCCGGGGCTCTGGGAGCGAGGACCCCGTCCAGGTCCTGGGGGCGGCGGGCCACCTGGGTACCCAGCCGGGGACATGGGCCGGCTACCAGGGTAAGGACGCGGAGGCGGCGGGCCGAAGCCAGGGCCGGCAGGGGATCGTGGGCGACCTTCCTGGGGGTAGAAGCGTGCGGACGGAGGGCCACGGCCACCTGGTCCTGGTGACATCGGGCCACCGGGGCCCATCGGCGGGGGACCTCGAGGACCAGGACCACCAGGACCACCTCCAGGAGGTCCGCGCGGGCGAGGCTTCACAGGGCGTGCCGACAGGCAGCTCCGTGGGACCACACCTTGCTGAGACCGATCGAGACGGATGCAAAGAGCCTAAAGAGATAATTAGAACATGTAAACGCATGAAGTTACTTAGAAAGGAACAAAGCTTACCCATCCATCGTCGTATTCATGAAGCATCCGAGCCAGAGTACCGGCACGCAGACCCAATTCATCCTCCATGGACGGATTGAAGTCC is part of the Penicillium psychrofluorescens genome assembly, chromosome: 4 genome and encodes:
- a CDS encoding uncharacterized protein (ID:PFLUO_005922-T1.cds;~source:funannotate), whose protein sequence is MAAETTVRGRRGHDNGKTVANNDQKPQDDFAREHITGGWRPGMDPKVDYSGHFEFGGSLGNLAAMIGFPLLMYYMWIGATYYDGHWPVPKASQSWMAFGKYLVKLVYTGAFPHVRAWRIYWAYFIFEAACYICMPGFTCYGKPLLHLGGKQLKYHCSAYTSFYLTIAVMAVLHGTGLFPLYTFLDEFGPLMSVAIISGFLCSFITYLSAFARGAQHRITGYPIYDFFMGAELNPRLGILDFKMFYEVRIPWFILFGLSCAAATRQYEQYGYVSGEVLFLVMAHFTYTNACAKAEHLITTTWDMYQEKLGFMLTFWNMAGVPMSYCHCTLYLANHDPATYAWNRYALTALFVSYLFVYWVWDTANSQKNSFRMMERGTFVKRRTFPQLPWQEVSDPKTIVADNGDTILADGWYGLARKVHYTCDMFFALSWGLVTGFHSPFPWFYPVFFSITITHRAMRDITKCRQKYGDAWKEYERQVPYLFIPYVI
- a CDS encoding uncharacterized protein (ID:PFLUO_005923-T1.cds;~source:funannotate), which gives rise to MTRPTFHTALVTSSELLTQPWLSDLTRMVNASYMVNYTNVIKFSPKKKRLQTDSTLAEELGEGGFTVVAFISNGPDQPDEVIGTASMKKWKDDGEWKPHDEPMSTTDRVDQDLNQILQKHVCLGDYELSTVALPPDPRIRGKGIAGHLVRLCEEEILRRQRASEKTSQSPVRIMIRTVKENNSAYWMKQGFTAVGSRTCPEGFWDAAEPFTMWAMIRELSPKSESESKQKDILEV
- a CDS encoding uncharacterized protein (ID:PFLUO_005927-T1.cds;~source:funannotate); this encodes MAGSSAPRPRHPATDGSPTQGLLSPDDERDSVEGPTPTYPRNPAQTTSPQSFTPRSLLVGLIIGALITFSNTYFGLQTGWISTMAMPSALIGFSVFKVLSKYLSFPFTPVENVLIQTVAGAVGTMPLGCGFVGVIPAMEFLLKDGEDGPSGDGGKGEGGPLKLGFWKLVIWSLGVCLFGVVFAVPLRKEVIVREKLRFPSGTASALMLKVLHGAGKDDEKVATPKGPLTRDQEEAEGVALRPQDSQETGRLLQDADTEAQAAAQRKDWQSKMRILIGAFAFSAVYTLFSYFVPLVRDIPLFGVTIAHNWLWTLNPSPAYVGQGMIMGPSTCMHMLFGAVLGWGILSPLAKARGWAPGPVQSWKDGSKAWIVWISLAIMLADSLVSLGWLVIKPLVNRAPRWTAQLRSTRFGRWVALRLQPSGIRDHSYISYSSLDSDHARLDDRVAVGEEEDEDAPPSHLISTRTVMFLLPLTLILNVICMHVVFGDIISPLLSSLATLLAVLLSIMGVRALGETDLNPVSGISKLTQLLFSLATPASHFSRRTALVTNLLAGAVSESGALQAGDMMQDLKTGHLLGASPKAQFYGQVVGSLVGAVLSTAVYKMYVSVYEVPGEMFQTPTAYIWIFTARLVTGQGLPDMAWQASMIAGIIFVGITSLRIAAASPSFAHAGQPPAWRAWIPGGIAVAVGIFNVPSFTLARAIGGIIAWWWSREHSKPPHDAPSAHGDGPVSTEAYAEAHSHPAGVDPSPAEQAAEKADAASSTVVVLASGLILGEGTMSIVNLLLASGRVPHF
- a CDS encoding uncharacterized protein (ID:PFLUO_005925-T1.cds;~source:funannotate), whose protein sequence is MAGSSASRRMIPWLYDLVLWLFTLSLDLFFREVYPRGAWRIPEKSPVLIVAAPHANQFVDSGILMHLLKSQANRRVSFLIAQKSMNEPYIGTLASCMGALPVVRSMDLTKPGKGSVYQPHPHSDPALIHGVDTDFTQPPFMSGGSLTVKGPDGPMTASIEEIEGRTALRLKKAFASPVPNDPGRKGTSFKIAPHVDQSQMFDAAYKELSNGGCIGIFPEGGSHDRSNLLPLKAGAALMSLGALARDPGCGLSIVPCGMNYFHAHKFRSRAVIEFGRPIHVHPDQVEAFKRGGNSKRNAVGSLLETIYDGLEAVTQISPDHETLILVQSTRKLYNPISKKIPLPLVIEFNRRLLKGYTRHSDDPRIKGLKKAVKEYNRRLESLGVKDHQVEWGNLEEKPWWLTFITLFYRLCKLFVLSIGTLPGVLLFWPVFVTTKVISEKKRRLALAASVVKLQGHDVVSTWKILVAMGLAPTLYAYYTIIVTAWLRYNRYDGYYTQSMPWWLVARTYVPDGVSLGAFAVTFFGLMISVSFAALRFGEIGMDIVKSLPPLLVALNPLSSSSLADLRDSREALSERVTETIDELGFGILPDDVDADIPTDPYKADAYQSLLKSIPPSEPSSRERSSSRSSGFADQTRLKGLTSLPSADDLEEVDRKIQTFKSRGRRQTFSGFETGESILKILNYKLPNGKAEGKKER
- a CDS encoding uncharacterized protein (ID:PFLUO_005924-T1.cds;~source:funannotate), with the translated sequence MHFSQTFAAAAILALGPMTVLAGFPVAIVQFQTWETCDVGAPALGEPTSQMQVSTTPLTCANTPVNRDWNVDNYSFSADLIGHYSGWCSGVIVWNNEDCSGEPVYEVLFEDGPFAEPVCLPDFLEPGFVSFKLDCEGFHGEE
- a CDS encoding uncharacterized protein (ID:PFLUO_005926-T1.cds;~source:funannotate), whose product is MHTKTAISILSLLAPIHATTTVRVWTHFYPSCPGDPSTDLGAYEHYEQAGAPRDITIGGCENIAVPSYLYERNLVNHVSLDAELVSHHHYGESGDVEINPDCGCKVTLHEVPGCIDPPLVSTPLEHRAAVSTCAARQLSYSEVWAKLTCDKTHDVVIHENEGDNKDDVALRKDKLSETEQAARAQTPGSDSESWHRAQTAQSSERAPEEEARVNSAGHVEADSVFNALLEYLKHKNATSILHNNATQHLNLTQHINGTANNTISRRHLSVLRNRLRLY